A section of the Pseudovibrio sp. M1P-2-3 genome encodes:
- the hrpB gene encoding ATP-dependent helicase HrpB: MTASDLPIESVIPTLLKQLEQSPSAVLVAEPGAGKTTRVPLALLDVLWRQDKKVIVLEPRRLAARAAARRMAQSLGEKVGERVGYRVRMDSAISDKTIIEVVTEGVFIRQMLQDPELSNVAAILFDEFHERSLEADLGLALAIDVQQALRDDLRIMPMSATLDAVGVSKLLDDAPVITCEGRQFPVETRYLGRSSSKYIEDQVVAAIRLALKEEVGSLLVFLPGQGEIHRVKDLLSSKLPTNVDIAPLYGALDFKEQDAAIKPAAQGRRKVVLTTSIAQTSLTIQGIRVVIDSGLTRTSQFDPQHALSRLVTVRTSRATADQRRGRAGRTEPGVCYRLWDEAQTKALPADDKPQILESDLSSLVLDLASWGVSDPSHVAFMTPPPIPAWTESQKLLQSLHALDATGAITREGKKLAKLPVHPRLAHMLIQAAKEGKQYLAALIAVLLSEPALGGRAVDVGERLRQFMQENSTRAKSAKALAASWSKLVGTGKGEKPNFEDAGEILAYAFPDRIAQQRGAQGRFRLASGRGGQLDASEALAVQPFLVVADMQGSAAQARILLAAPLDKNSILERFADDLKQVEEVKLSPQKGIVATRLTKFGAVVLEEEKIANPDPNAITQALLKLVSSRSISRLPWSKDQLRLRGRVAYVRAQQAGQWPDLSDKALQEDLEWLHPYLAGLTSVEHITAEHLGNALSALLPWGRAGELDRLAPSHFEAPTGTRAPITYDSPQGPQISIRVQELFGLNTHPSICGGAIPLTLELLSPAQRPIQVTKDLPGFWKGSWSDVKADMKGLYPRHPWPDNPLEEQATRRTKPRK, translated from the coding sequence ATGACTGCCTCAGATCTCCCAATTGAAAGCGTAATTCCGACTCTGCTCAAACAACTGGAACAATCTCCCAGTGCTGTTTTAGTAGCTGAGCCAGGAGCAGGTAAAACCACTCGGGTTCCTTTGGCACTCCTTGACGTCCTGTGGAGGCAGGACAAGAAGGTCATCGTACTTGAACCCCGCCGCCTCGCGGCCCGTGCTGCAGCAAGGCGCATGGCCCAAAGCCTTGGAGAAAAAGTCGGCGAGCGAGTTGGTTACCGAGTGCGGATGGATTCAGCTATTTCCGATAAAACAATTATCGAGGTGGTCACAGAAGGGGTCTTCATCCGCCAAATGCTTCAAGATCCGGAGCTTTCTAATGTGGCTGCTATCCTGTTCGACGAATTTCACGAGCGTTCATTAGAGGCGGATCTGGGCCTGGCCCTTGCAATCGACGTACAGCAGGCCCTGCGCGATGACCTGCGGATTATGCCCATGTCCGCCACGTTGGACGCGGTTGGCGTCTCCAAACTTTTGGATGACGCACCCGTGATTACTTGCGAAGGACGCCAGTTTCCCGTTGAGACCCGCTATTTGGGGCGCAGTAGCAGCAAGTATATTGAAGATCAGGTAGTAGCAGCCATTCGGCTGGCTCTAAAGGAAGAAGTCGGCTCCCTTCTGGTCTTCCTGCCTGGGCAGGGGGAAATACACCGCGTCAAAGATCTGCTCTCAAGCAAACTACCCACCAATGTTGACATAGCCCCTCTTTATGGGGCTCTGGACTTTAAGGAACAGGACGCCGCAATAAAACCAGCAGCGCAAGGGCGGCGTAAGGTGGTTCTCACTACTTCTATCGCCCAGACTTCCCTCACTATTCAAGGAATTCGTGTTGTCATAGACAGCGGACTCACCCGCACTAGCCAGTTTGACCCACAACATGCCCTCTCTCGCCTTGTAACTGTGAGAACCTCCCGTGCGACAGCAGATCAACGCCGGGGCCGCGCCGGGCGAACAGAACCGGGCGTGTGCTACCGCCTGTGGGATGAGGCCCAAACAAAAGCACTGCCCGCAGACGACAAGCCGCAAATTCTTGAGAGCGACTTATCCAGCCTTGTTCTAGACCTTGCCAGTTGGGGGGTGAGCGATCCTTCTCATGTCGCCTTCATGACCCCTCCCCCGATACCGGCTTGGACAGAATCCCAAAAGCTCTTGCAAAGCCTACACGCGCTGGATGCTACCGGAGCGATTACGAGGGAGGGGAAGAAGCTTGCAAAGCTTCCAGTACATCCTCGTCTCGCTCATATGCTCATTCAAGCCGCAAAAGAAGGGAAGCAATATCTGGCGGCCCTTATTGCAGTGCTTTTAAGTGAACCAGCACTGGGAGGCCGAGCTGTTGACGTTGGAGAACGGTTACGGCAATTCATGCAGGAAAACAGCACTCGGGCAAAGAGCGCCAAAGCGCTTGCCGCTTCATGGAGCAAGCTTGTCGGCACAGGCAAAGGGGAAAAGCCAAATTTCGAAGACGCTGGTGAAATCCTCGCCTATGCATTCCCAGACCGTATTGCCCAGCAACGCGGAGCCCAGGGGCGCTTTCGCTTGGCAAGTGGGCGCGGCGGACAGCTGGACGCATCGGAAGCGTTGGCTGTGCAGCCGTTTCTGGTGGTGGCAGACATGCAGGGTTCCGCAGCTCAGGCAAGAATTCTTCTCGCAGCCCCCCTAGACAAGAACAGTATTCTTGAGCGCTTTGCGGACGACCTCAAACAGGTTGAAGAGGTTAAACTATCCCCTCAAAAGGGAATAGTGGCCACACGCCTAACAAAATTTGGTGCCGTTGTTCTAGAAGAGGAAAAGATAGCCAATCCGGATCCAAATGCCATCACACAAGCTCTTTTGAAACTGGTGTCCTCACGCAGTATTTCCCGATTGCCTTGGTCCAAAGATCAACTAAGGCTACGCGGACGCGTTGCCTATGTGCGCGCCCAGCAAGCAGGCCAGTGGCCGGACTTGAGTGACAAAGCCCTTCAAGAAGATCTTGAGTGGCTACATCCCTACCTTGCGGGCCTTACATCTGTTGAACACATTACCGCCGAACATCTTGGCAATGCCCTGTCCGCCCTGTTACCGTGGGGGCGAGCCGGAGAGCTGGATAGATTGGCTCCCTCTCACTTTGAAGCCCCAACCGGAACCAGAGCCCCTATCACCTATGATAGCCCTCAAGGGCCACAGATATCCATAAGGGTACAGGAGCTTTTCGGCCTCAACACACACCCCAGCATTTGCGGCGGAGCAATCCCCTTAACCTTGGAACTTCTCTCCCCCGCCCAACGACCAATTCAGGTTACCAAAGACCTTCCCGGTTTCTGGAAAGGGTCATGGTCCGATGTTAAGGCAGATATGAAAGGCCTGTATCCTCGCCACCCTTGGCCCGATAATCCACTAGAAGAACAAGCAACTCGGCGAACCAAGCCTCGCAAGTAA
- the glk gene encoding glucokinase: MTVSAISQEIEFPVLVADIGGTNARFSIVESAAHATQAIGQTETASHKTFEDAAQTIIAENKSPQPRTAIIAVAGPVTGDCIRLTNAEWLIMPLAAIEKLKLKSVFVLNDFEAQALALPHLGRQDLISLGGPDEGHKATKFVLGPGTGLGAAAMIYSCGKWIPVPGEGGHVELAPVSKRDYNIWPHIERIGGRIGAEQILCGSGLLRLTKAVLAERQEHRTFQKPADLVEAADNDDPIALEVMDIFCAALGRIAGDFALTTLAKGGIYLAGGIPPKISKYLLQGNFRKNFEAKAPHDAIMRQIPTFIVDHPNPALEGLAVFARNPDEYLVDIQQRHWSI, from the coding sequence ATGACTGTTTCAGCGATTTCGCAAGAAATTGAGTTTCCAGTTCTAGTTGCGGACATCGGCGGTACTAATGCGCGCTTTTCCATCGTGGAAAGCGCCGCGCACGCCACCCAAGCAATTGGACAAACGGAAACGGCATCACACAAAACTTTTGAAGATGCTGCCCAAACGATAATTGCTGAAAACAAAAGCCCCCAACCACGAACAGCCATCATCGCCGTTGCGGGCCCGGTTACCGGTGACTGTATTCGCCTGACCAACGCTGAGTGGCTCATCATGCCTCTTGCAGCGATTGAGAAGCTTAAATTAAAGTCTGTATTCGTGCTCAATGACTTTGAAGCGCAAGCACTTGCCCTTCCCCACTTGGGTCGTCAGGACCTTATTTCATTGGGGGGACCTGATGAGGGCCACAAGGCAACAAAATTTGTTTTAGGGCCGGGCACCGGACTTGGAGCCGCCGCTATGATTTACTCCTGCGGCAAATGGATACCAGTCCCTGGTGAGGGCGGGCATGTAGAGCTGGCACCTGTAAGCAAGAGGGACTATAACATCTGGCCTCACATCGAGCGCATCGGCGGGCGCATTGGTGCGGAACAAATCCTGTGTGGCAGTGGCCTCTTGCGGTTAACAAAGGCAGTTTTGGCCGAAAGGCAAGAGCATCGTACTTTTCAGAAACCGGCGGACCTTGTGGAAGCCGCTGACAATGATGACCCAATCGCGCTGGAAGTTATGGATATATTCTGCGCGGCACTTGGGCGCATTGCTGGTGACTTTGCTCTCACAACCCTTGCCAAAGGTGGGATTTATCTTGCGGGAGGAATACCTCCCAAAATTTCAAAGTACCTTTTGCAAGGGAACTTTCGCAAAAACTTTGAGGCTAAAGCGCCCCATGACGCCATCATGCGTCAAATTCCAACCTTCATCGTAGACCACCCAAACCCCGCACTTGAGGGACTAGCGGTGTTTGCCCGCAATCCCGATGAATACCTTGTGGACATACAACAGCGGCACTGGTCCATATAG
- a CDS encoding methylglyoxal synthase — protein sequence MTKKRALALIAHDAKKEEMVSFAVNHQEKLADYDLFATGTTGNRIQEACPHLSITRMKSGPLGGDQQIGAMIAEGTLDGLFFFVDPLSPMPHDVDVKALMRLALVYDIPMALNRSTAGIVLRSTRLAGLSTTSTTTPEIV from the coding sequence ATGACAAAGAAGAGAGCCTTGGCTCTAATCGCCCATGACGCCAAAAAAGAAGAAATGGTATCTTTTGCCGTTAACCATCAGGAAAAACTTGCGGATTATGACCTGTTTGCTACAGGCACAACTGGAAACCGTATTCAAGAGGCCTGCCCACACCTCTCCATCACGCGCATGAAAAGCGGCCCGCTTGGAGGAGACCAGCAAATCGGCGCAATGATTGCAGAGGGAACCCTGGACGGGCTGTTCTTTTTTGTTGATCCTCTTTCCCCTATGCCCCACGATGTAGATGTGAAAGCTCTCATGCGTCTGGCCCTTGTCTACGATATTCCGATGGCGTTGAATCGCAGTACCGCTGGGATTGTGCTCAGATCCACACGTCTTGCTGGCCTTTCCACCACATCAACCACCACTCCTGAAATTGTATAG
- a CDS encoding DUF1194 domain-containing protein → MRSTCTKDLPWLLAFACLTAFTLPQPSHATSFDTSLTIENEVDLELVLAVDISQSMDPDEQKIQREGYIAALTSEEVVAAIQYGPIGRIAITYMEWGGKSEQFIVADWSIIEDEKSAYVFANTIAEAPLRRVQRTSISSALAAAAQLIETNQFAGMRRVIDLSGDGPNNQGGAVTKARDFAVSRGITINGLPLILKEESISWQSMLHLDHYYEDCVIGGPGAFAIPVRSKEAFADSIRMKLVLEIADLAKEKSTLVQVSEPREPISCSLFN, encoded by the coding sequence ATGCGATCCACTTGCACAAAGGACCTCCCCTGGCTCCTTGCGTTTGCCTGTCTAACGGCCTTCACTCTCCCCCAGCCTTCTCATGCAACCAGTTTTGACACAAGCCTCACTATAGAAAACGAGGTTGATCTGGAGCTTGTCCTTGCCGTTGACATCTCCCAAAGCATGGACCCCGATGAACAAAAAATACAAAGAGAGGGATACATAGCTGCGCTCACCTCTGAAGAAGTTGTAGCAGCCATTCAATACGGCCCAATTGGACGCATCGCCATCACTTACATGGAATGGGGTGGGAAAAGCGAACAGTTTATAGTTGCTGATTGGTCTATCATCGAGGATGAGAAGTCCGCCTACGTTTTTGCCAATACGATTGCTGAAGCGCCGTTACGCAGAGTTCAGCGCACTTCAATTTCAAGCGCTCTTGCCGCCGCCGCCCAGCTGATTGAGACCAACCAATTTGCAGGTATGAGGCGGGTTATTGATTTATCGGGTGATGGCCCCAACAATCAGGGAGGTGCTGTCACAAAAGCGAGAGATTTTGCAGTTTCTCGCGGCATTACCATCAACGGACTGCCACTAATACTCAAAGAAGAGAGTATCTCGTGGCAATCTATGCTGCATCTGGATCACTACTATGAAGATTGTGTCATTGGAGGTCCGGGAGCTTTTGCCATACCCGTGAGATCTAAGGAAGCTTTTGCAGATTCTATCCGCATGAAGCTTGTTCTTGAGATTGCGGACTTGGCGAAAGAAAAATCCACACTAGTTCAAGTCAGCGAACCTCGGGAGCCCATATCCTGCTCACTATTCAACTAG
- a CDS encoding sugar-binding transcriptional regulator produces MKPEDWTTSLAIRAAWLSFIGRSTQGEIAERLGVSPAKVHRLISHAQKQGLIKFYIDARPSECMELEQELAQALGLKNCFIAPNLGSADYGSSDSPFAAVASFAGQYLNSLLSAPSVKRIGVGMGRTLKATIEAMPGLQRPDLEIVSISGSLTRRLSANPYDVVQQLQSVVGGEGFYLPVPYLAESIEERDNYLSHRSVQELLGKAKKSDLFVVGIGSVEADGHLVKHRLINEEELEELTGTVACSDLVGRFLDVDGSPVETSLNQKSVGLGPEDLKGARVVAISGGVGKAKATIGAARAGTITDLVIDECLAKAMLALLNQEAVELV; encoded by the coding sequence GTGAAGCCGGAAGACTGGACTACTTCGCTCGCAATTCGAGCTGCTTGGCTATCTTTTATTGGTCGGTCGACACAGGGGGAGATCGCGGAGCGTCTTGGCGTGTCTCCCGCTAAGGTTCATCGTCTTATTTCTCATGCTCAAAAGCAGGGATTGATCAAGTTCTATATCGATGCGCGCCCCTCCGAGTGTATGGAGCTGGAACAGGAGCTTGCTCAGGCTTTGGGCTTGAAGAACTGTTTTATCGCGCCGAACTTGGGCAGTGCTGACTATGGATCCTCTGACAGTCCGTTTGCAGCAGTAGCTTCTTTTGCAGGTCAGTATTTGAATTCACTTTTGTCAGCTCCCTCAGTTAAACGTATCGGTGTCGGTATGGGCCGTACGCTAAAGGCGACCATTGAGGCGATGCCGGGGCTGCAACGGCCGGACCTTGAGATTGTATCAATTTCAGGTTCTTTAACTCGCCGCCTTTCAGCCAACCCTTACGATGTGGTTCAACAACTACAAAGCGTTGTCGGCGGAGAAGGGTTCTACCTGCCTGTGCCTTATTTGGCGGAATCCATTGAAGAGCGGGATAACTATCTCTCCCATCGTTCGGTGCAGGAATTACTGGGCAAGGCAAAGAAATCGGATTTGTTTGTTGTTGGTATAGGCTCTGTTGAGGCTGATGGTCACTTAGTGAAGCACAGGCTGATCAATGAAGAAGAGCTTGAGGAGTTGACGGGGACAGTTGCATGTAGCGACCTTGTTGGGCGCTTTCTTGATGTGGATGGATCCCCTGTAGAGACAAGTCTCAACCAGAAGTCTGTTGGCTTGGGGCCTGAAGACCTTAAAGGTGCGCGGGTCGTGGCTATTTCTGGAGGGGTCGGTAAAGCAAAGGCGACTATTGGCGCCGCGCGTGCAGGTACTATTACAGATCTTGTCATTGATGAATGTCTTGCTAAAGCAATGCTGGCTTTGCTCAACCAAGAAGCAGTCGAGCTCGTTTAA
- a CDS encoding BMP family lipoprotein, translated as MSTAAMADAIKPGLVYDFGGRNDRSFNQSAYTGAEAYKARTGTAFRDFEIQNASQSEQAMRNFARRGLDPIVVIGFSQAGALEKVAKEFPDTRFAIVDSVVDLPNVRSIVFKEEQGSYLVGMLAAMSSKSGKVGFIGGMDIPLIRKFACGYKQGVLAANPDAEIIENMTGTTGSAWTDPVKGGELAKSQFSQGVDVVFHAAGATGVGVLQAAADQGKLGIGVDSNQNYLHPGSVLTSMVKSVDIAVDKAFDDAANGNWSTGVQVLGLEESGVSFALDEFNKDLISEDMMKAVEAAKADIISGKVVVQDYMAENTCSY; from the coding sequence ATGTCCACCGCAGCTATGGCTGACGCAATCAAGCCGGGTCTGGTCTATGATTTCGGTGGTCGTAATGACCGTTCCTTCAATCAGTCTGCCTACACTGGTGCTGAAGCATATAAAGCACGTACAGGAACAGCATTCCGTGACTTTGAAATCCAGAATGCGTCCCAAAGTGAGCAGGCTATGCGCAACTTTGCTCGTCGTGGTCTGGACCCAATCGTTGTTATCGGGTTCTCTCAAGCAGGGGCGCTTGAAAAAGTTGCGAAGGAATTCCCTGATACTCGCTTTGCAATCGTAGATTCTGTTGTTGATCTGCCAAACGTACGCTCTATTGTCTTCAAGGAAGAGCAGGGCTCCTACCTCGTTGGTATGCTGGCAGCTATGTCTTCCAAATCCGGTAAGGTCGGCTTTATCGGTGGTATGGATATTCCTCTGATCCGCAAGTTTGCTTGTGGTTATAAGCAAGGTGTTCTGGCTGCGAACCCGGATGCCGAAATTATCGAAAATATGACTGGTACAACCGGTTCTGCATGGACTGACCCTGTAAAGGGCGGTGAGCTTGCTAAGTCTCAGTTTTCTCAGGGCGTAGATGTTGTCTTCCACGCAGCTGGTGCAACTGGTGTTGGTGTGCTTCAGGCAGCTGCTGATCAGGGCAAGTTGGGTATCGGTGTAGATTCCAACCAGAATTACCTGCATCCGGGCTCCGTTCTTACATCTATGGTGAAGTCTGTTGATATTGCTGTCGATAAAGCATTCGATGATGCCGCAAACGGAAACTGGAGCACTGGCGTTCAAGTGCTTGGCCTTGAAGAAAGCGGCGTGTCTTTTGCGCTTGACGAATTCAACAAGGACCTGATTTCCGAAGATATGATGAAAGCGGTTGAAGCTGCAAAGGCTGACATCATTTCCGGTAAAGTCGTTGTACAGGATTACATGGCCGAGAACACTTGTTCTTACTAA
- a CDS encoding ABC transporter ATP-binding protein, with protein sequence MTDKNVPAIELSGINKSFGPVHANKDINLVVGKGSIHGIVGENGAGKSTLMSILYGFYTADSGTIQIDGKTVTIQDSKAAIEYGIGMVHQHFMLVDPFTVVENVMLGAEGGALLKGGIDKARKELQRLADEYDMKVDPDAVVGELSVGLQQRVEILKALYRGADILILDEPTGVLTPAEADHLFRILRVLRDQGKTVLIITHKLREIMDVTDAVSVMRRGTIVASRKTAETSMTELAELMVGRSVLLEVEKGEANPGKTLLQVENLNVRDDRGVMRVKDVSFEVKAGEILGIAGVSGNGQSELLEAISGITRAETGKMDLAGQNVDLSARHDASEMRQMGMSHVPEDRHKMGLVTSFTELENSILGYHREPKYSKGMLLDFDVIRKEANERIEKYDIRPPNCDLKAAKFSGGNQQKVVLAREIERDPDVLLIGQPTRGVDIGAIEYIHKRIIEMRDAGKAVLLVSVELDEIRSLSDRIIVMFDGNVVGERGPDATEQELGLLMAGVNEESAA encoded by the coding sequence ATGACTGATAAAAACGTGCCTGCAATTGAGCTGAGCGGCATCAATAAAAGTTTCGGGCCAGTTCATGCGAACAAGGATATCAACCTTGTCGTTGGCAAAGGTTCAATTCACGGTATCGTCGGGGAGAATGGTGCGGGCAAGTCCACGCTCATGTCTATTCTCTACGGTTTTTACACTGCTGACAGCGGTACAATTCAAATTGACGGCAAGACTGTAACCATTCAGGATTCAAAGGCTGCGATTGAATATGGTATCGGCATGGTTCATCAGCACTTTATGCTGGTTGATCCCTTTACTGTTGTAGAAAATGTTATGCTGGGCGCTGAAGGTGGTGCGCTTCTGAAGGGCGGTATTGATAAGGCCCGCAAGGAGCTGCAGCGTCTGGCTGACGAATATGACATGAAGGTTGATCCCGACGCGGTTGTCGGTGAACTCTCTGTTGGCTTGCAGCAGCGGGTTGAAATTCTCAAGGCGCTTTACCGGGGCGCTGATATTCTGATTCTTGATGAGCCGACTGGTGTTTTGACACCAGCTGAGGCAGATCACCTGTTCCGCATTCTACGTGTTTTGCGAGATCAGGGTAAAACCGTTCTGATCATTACTCATAAGTTGCGCGAGATTATGGATGTCACTGACGCGGTTTCCGTTATGCGCCGCGGCACTATTGTTGCCAGCCGGAAAACCGCTGAAACATCCATGACAGAACTGGCGGAACTGATGGTTGGTCGGTCTGTTCTTTTGGAAGTTGAGAAGGGCGAAGCCAACCCAGGAAAAACCTTGCTTCAGGTTGAAAACCTGAATGTACGTGATGATCGCGGTGTTATGCGGGTCAAGGACGTGAGTTTTGAAGTGAAGGCTGGTGAAATCCTCGGAATTGCGGGTGTTTCCGGTAACGGTCAGTCAGAGCTTCTTGAGGCTATCTCCGGCATAACTCGCGCTGAAACGGGTAAAATGGACCTTGCTGGACAGAATGTTGATTTGAGCGCACGGCATGATGCCAGTGAAATGCGCCAGATGGGCATGAGCCATGTGCCGGAAGATCGCCACAAAATGGGTTTGGTGACCAGCTTTACCGAGCTGGAAAACTCCATTTTGGGCTATCACCGCGAACCTAAGTACAGCAAAGGCATGTTGCTGGATTTCGATGTTATTCGCAAGGAAGCCAATGAGCGTATCGAAAAGTATGATATTCGCCCGCCAAATTGTGATCTGAAAGCCGCAAAATTCTCCGGTGGTAACCAGCAGAAGGTTGTTCTGGCCCGTGAGATTGAACGGGACCCTGATGTTCTGCTGATCGGCCAGCCAACACGCGGTGTGGATATTGGTGCCATCGAATACATCCATAAACGGATTATTGAAATGCGCGATGCTGGTAAGGCGGTTCTGCTTGTCTCGGTTGAACTGGATGAAATCCGTTCACTGTCAGACCGCATCATTGTCATGTTTGATGGAAACGTTGTTGGTGAGCGTGGCCCGGATGCAACTGAACAAGAGCTGGGCTTACTTATGGCGGGTGTGAATGAGGAGAGCGCTGCATGA